The Campylobacter concisus sequence CATCTTGCAAACTGCTTTGAAGAAAATGGAGTAAAGAAATTTGAGCTAAATTTAAAATCCTCGCACGATCATTTGATATGTGAAATTTGTGAAAAGATAGTTGATTTTGAAGATGAGATGATAGAGCAAAGGCAAGAGCAAATTTGCAAAGAAAAAAATTTTAGTGAGCAGTCGCATACGATGATACTTTATGGCATTTGCAGTGATTGCCAAGAGAAAAATGGAAATTAAATTTTATCATTTCATTTTACTTTTTGATAATGAAAAACAAAAAAATTTCAGATTTATTTAAGCTGTGAAATAGATAATATGCAATTAAAAAAAGGATGAAAATGGATATAAAAACACAAACTTTAGCACAAGTTGCAAGCTATTTTTCAATGATAGCTCACACAAACGGTAGACTAAGAGTAAGAGTTAGTCCAAAGATAAAAGAGCTAAGTAGCAGCGTAAATTTAGCTAGCCTAGATGATGTGATAGCTCAGA is a genomic window containing:
- a CDS encoding Fur family transcriptional regulator; this encodes MDNFELFYKHFKEFLEAFGQKSSELKEQILHVLFISNSHLSAQEISSEIYKIHKNEISMTSIYSFLNFLEMHHLANCFEENGVKKFELNLKSSHDHLICEICEKIVDFEDEMIEQRQEQICKEKNFSEQSHTMILYGICSDCQEKNGN